In Drosophila bipectinata strain 14024-0381.07 chromosome 2R, DbipHiC1v2, whole genome shotgun sequence, one genomic interval encodes:
- the LOC108131610 gene encoding UNC93-like protein: MVYPVDTSDGNNEELALEGQGNGSGGRNQNINGHSTGTAAIGPNGDNKVNQRQYEPRERFIITKNVVVIGLAFMIHFTAFHGTSNLQSSVNADKALGTTTLAVIYGSLILSNIFLPMTVISWFGCRLTMALALFAYMPYIAAQFYPRFETLIPAALMVGFGGGPLWCSKCTYLSTVSEALTQVRGNKSRKDVNTVKFFGLFFIFYQMAQVWGNLISSSVLTLSAPATQSPANETALELERSRVAELCGARFCPGVGAEANPNLVPPAPEQIQLLNSIFLACMAGAVVMMIFGVSSLKRYGVKRGDTGDGLSGLKLLTVTINLLRKRRQILMLPITMFIGLEEAFLAVDFTRSFVACGWGISRIGFAMICFGVANAVAAGIAGALVERIGRVTLAGLCAVLNLCLLIYMYHWEAREGDYLRYCTFAAIWGICDGVWLVVVNAFYGILFPNHLIAAYSNFRLWESTGSVIGYVISSQLCTSTKLVILMAVMLVGCIGYGLIEYRVWQKQKNLEAMLSD; encoded by the exons ATGGTTTACCCGGTTGACACATCGGACGGCAACAACGAGGAACTGGCCCTCGAGGGTCAGGGGAACGGCAGTGGCGGCAGGAACCAGAACATCAATGGCCACTCGACTGGCACAGCTGCCATCGGGCCAAATGGCGACAACAAAGTCAATCAGCGCCAATACGAGCCGCGAGAGCGATTCATTATAACCAAAAACGTGGTTGTGATAGGCCTGGCCTTCATGATACACTTCACAGCCTTCCACGGCACATCCAACCTGCAGAGTTCGGTGAATGCGGACAAGGCCCTGGGCACCACCACCCTGGCCGTCATCTACGGCTCGCTGATATTGTCCAACATCTTTCTGCCCATGACGGTGATAAG TTGGTTCGGCTGTCGACTGACCATGGCCTTGGCCCTCTTCGCCTATATGCCGTATATAGCCGCCCAGTTTTATCCCCGGTTCGAGACCCTCATACCGGCCGCTCTGATGGTTGGTTTTGGTGGTGGACCGCTGTGGTGCTCCAAGTGCACCTACCTCTCCACCGTCTCCGAGGCCCTCACCCAGGTCCGAGGCAACAAGTCCCGGAAGGATGTCAACACTGTCAAGTTCTTCGGCCTGTTCTTCATCTTCTACCAGATGGCTCAGGTTTGGGGCAATCTGATCTCCTCCTCGGTCCTGACGCTAAGTGCCCCGGCCACTCAATCACCGGCCAATGAAACTGCCTTGGAACTGGAGCGCAGCAGGGTGGCCGAGCTCTGTGGCGCTCGTTTCTGCCCAGGAGTGGGAGCCGAGGCGAATCCCAATCTAGTGCCTCCCGCCCCCGAGCAGATCCAGCTCCTCAATTCTATTTTCCTCGCGTGCATGGCGGGGGCTGTTGTCATGATGATCTTTGGTGTTAGTTCCCTTAAGCG ATATGGCGTCAAACGTGGTGACACTGGCGATGGCCTTTCCGGACTGAAACTACTCACAGTGACCATAAACCTCCTCCGGAAGCGTCGCCAAATCCTGATGCTACCAATTACAATGTTCATTGGCCTGGAGGAGGCGTTCCTGGCCGTGGACTTCACCCGCTCCTTCGTGGCCTGCGGCTGGGGCATCTCAAGGATTGGATTCGCCATGATCTGCTTTGGAGTGGCCAACGCAGTGGCTGCCGGAATAGCCGGGGCTCTGGTAGAGCGCATAGGCAGAGTCACCCTGGCCGGACTCTGTGCTGTCCTTAATCTCTGCCTGCTCATCTACATGTACCACTGGGAGGCACGAGAGGGCGACTATCTGCGATACTGCACCTTTGCGGCAATTTGGGGCATCTGCGATGGCGTCTGGCTGGTTGTGGTTAATG CTTTCTATGGTATCCTGTTTCCGAACCATCTGATTGCCGCTTATAGCAACTTCCGGTTGTGGGAGAGCACGGGTTCGGTTATTGGCTATGTTATCAGCTCGCAGCTCTGTACATCCACGAAACTGGTTATCTTGATGGCCGTAATGCTAGTGGGCTGTATAGG CTATGGCCTTATCGAGTATCGCGtttggcaaaaacaaaagaaccTGGAAGCCATGCTAAGCGACTAG
- the LOC108131617 gene encoding uncharacterized protein, with product MSMLRSVLMGGARACLLPSAATKMVSVRGYGKTPDHNPSPKCSDAKEGGCGKFHGCGDPRYESKNRKVVDNDPFQFHHLVALPDECCDDPCFDRFPPFDQCYYKISDKAKRHYQVTWVECPPIQIKPKKICCFEKGIRPPIPRRKRKAFKPDECRVEPECTVADGPCPKIKLPGCKPVRSSVFCTLTRRVTPCTKVKAPYPAFSECRRSKIRPPRRIECNCLAIPSQCELVRELKSREGRPRKGNCGGSGL from the coding sequence ATGTCAATGTTGCGCAGTGTACTAATGGGGGGAGCACGGGCCTGCCTTCTTCCAAGTGCCGCAACGAAGATGGTGTCGGTGCGTGGATACGGCAAGACTCCGGACCATAATCCATCGCCGAAGTGCAGTGATGCCAAGGAAGGGGGCTGCGGCAAGTTCCATGGCTGCGGAGATCCACGCTACGAGTCAAAGAACCGCAAGGTGGTGGATAACGATCCGTTTCAATTTCATCATCTGGTCGCTTTGCCGGACGAGTGCTGCGATGACCCCTGCTTCGATCGTTTCCCTCCATTTGACCAATGCTATTACAAGATATCTGACAAGGCCAAGCGCCATTACCAGGTGACCTGGGTGGAGTGTCCGCCCATCCAGATCAAGCCCAAGAAGATATGCTGCTTCGAGAAGGGCATTCGTCCGCCAATCCCGCGCCGCAAGCGCAAAGCGTTCAAGCCGGATGAATGCCGCGTGGAGCCTGAGTGTACAGTTGCCGATGGTCCCTGTCCCAAGATTAAGCTTCCCGGCTGCAAGCCCGTTCGGAGTTCCGTATTTTGCACCCTCACCCGAAGAGTCACGCCGTGCACAAAGGTCAAGGCCCCATACCCCGCCTTCTCTGAGTGCCGACGTTCTAAGATCCGCCCTCCTCGTCGTATTGAGTGCAACTGCTTGGCCATTCCGTCACAATGCGAGCTGGTCCGTGAACTTAAGTCTCGGGAGGGCCGTCCTCGGAAGGGCAACTGTGGTGGTAGCGGTCTCTAA
- the LOC138926103 gene encoding uncharacterized protein, which translates to MFQMLRLKCRSLVNRSMLPCIESLMNACAQFKGDWAKNTGLLRQGQFPSILQPIQMRRYSSGKKGSEPPECPEPRQCESEKKSANSCGPARFKGTICQQGQGKKKKEPKEKPKKKLITPDQLKMQSMWYVPGCEYEKKCYVPARLDIKHYRVSNKEEREYQVTWNECPRLLIKPRKVCIYQRSSKPKRCRRKRKVPAATARPSLPMLNPMECKKAEKLECPRWVLPCCKPVRNPPSCKLNRTISKCKKIKAPYPSFSECKKEALNESPPVECQCLRIPMACEMWAELRRRIARGKDPTIKCGEV; encoded by the coding sequence atgtttCAAATGTTGCGTCTGAAGTGTCGCTCGCTGGTGAACCGAAGCATGTTGCCGTGCATAGAGTCTCTGATGAATGCCTGTGCCCAGTTCAAGGGGGACTGGGCTAAGAATACTGGCCTGTTGCGCCAGGGGCAGTTCCCTAGCATCCTCCAACCTATCCAGATGCGGCGCTACAGCAGTGGCAAGAAGGGTAGTGAGCCGCCGGAATGCCCGGAACCAAGGCAGTGCGAATCTGAGAAGAAATCGGCTAACAGCTGCGGTCCTGCCCGCTTCAAGGGCACCATTTGCCAACAGGGTCAAGGCAAGAAGAAAAAGGAGCCCAAGGAAAAGCCCAAGAAGAAGTTGATCACGCCGGACCAACTAAAGATGCAATCGATGTGGTACGTTCCCGGGTGCGAGTATGAGAAAAAGTGTTATGTGCCCGCCCGTCTTGACATCAAGCATTACCGTGTATCGAATAAAGAGGAGCGCGAGTACCAGGTCACCTGGAACGAGTGTCCGCGGCTGCTCATCAAGCCCAGGAAGGTCTGTATCTACCAGAGGAGCTCGAAACCGAAGCGCTGCCGTAGAAAGCGTAAGGTGCCCGCTGCCACGGCCCGTCCATCGTTGCCGATGCTCAACCCGATGGAGTGCAAGAAGGCGGAAAAGCTGGAGTGTCCCCGGTGGGTCCTGCCCTGTTGCAAGCCAGTCCGTAACCCCCCCAGCTGTAAGCTCAACCGCACGATATCCAAGTGCAAGAAGATCAAAGCTCCGTATCCGAGCTTCTCCGAATGCAAGAAGGAGGCACTTAACGAGTCACCACCGGTCGAGTGCCAGTGCTTGCGAATTCCAATGGCTTGCGAGATGTGGGCCGAGTTGCGTCGCCGGATTGCCAGGGGAAAAGATCCTACAATTAAATGCGGTGAGGTCTAG
- the LOC108131618 gene encoding uncharacterized protein, whose product MNSSRALVCNCCRFSSLKCTRPVLSRGMKQLRMDDMYYKPGSYRERVYQQTWAEQYMTEEPQEEPSCRREDSGSERSQSQRTQNRPGSRTDREYAQKTRQEHTYRMEEDDMSRWDDNRSPSSTGPSSSQSARRGFQYATSASEAVSDGAGTGDSIDSSTANAMIMKPVGPRRLQKITIPASEFISKFLSDQRKNKMRHYEAEVFSDRIGQEGFYLV is encoded by the coding sequence ATGAATTCGTCAAGGGCTTTGGTATGCAATTGCTGCAGGTTCTCCAGTCTGAAATGTACAAGGCCGGTCTTATCGCGGGGCATGAAGCAGCTCCGGATGGACGATATGTACTATAAGCCTGGTAGCTACCGAGAGCGCGTCTACCAACAAACCTGGGCAGAACAGTATATGACGGAGGAGCCGCAAGAGGAGCCAAGTTGTCGCCGCGAGGACAGTGGAAGCGAAAggagccaaagccaaaggacCCAAAATAGGCCTGGGAGCCGGACCGACCGCGAGTATGCCCAGAAAACGCGACAGGAGCACACCTACAGGATGGAGGAGGATGATATGTCGCGCTGGGATGACAACCGCTCACCTAGCAGCACTGGCCCTTCCTCCTCCCAGTCAGCGAGGCGCGGATTCCAGTATGCCACTTCTGCTTCGGAAGCCGTCTCAGATGGCGCAGGCACTGGAGATAGCATCGACTCCAGTACAGCCAATGCCATGATCATGAAGCCTGTGGGTCCTAGACGCCTCCAGAAGATCACAATACCAGCCAGCGAATTCATATCGAAATTTCTTTCGGATCAAAGGAAGAACAAGATGCGACACTACGAGGCAGAGGTGTTCTCCGATCGCATTGGACAGGAGGGATTCTACCTTGTCTGA
- the LOC108131616 gene encoding uncharacterized protein, giving the protein MFVMKRTVGNMPSIILSCSAWSNKYMRNASMSKSEDDYPMLKVRKDLKKRKSPDPTKRNPEDICWMAMRRTEFKCRSDPEFKVHSFIDAGKLCLADPCFDRYPSADAMYYRPSDKLSRKYQRTWKECILSKPKRKPVCTQKPIVFKRRPRKTMTSGSCATSASGSRDLGLADCKKKEIRSCPKVRLPFCKPALSGKCYPGRSMSKCIRRRTKYPCFSDCDKEKSPDAKRVECFCIQPAPSMCEVWNHFRMRKS; this is encoded by the coding sequence ATGTTTGTGATGAAGAGAACCGTGGGCAATATGCCGTCCATAATATTGTCCTGCAGCGCCTGGTCCAATAAATATATGCGGAATGCTTCTATGTCGAAAAGTGAAGATGACTATCCGATGCTAAAAGTGAGGAAGGATCTGAAGAAGAGAAAGAGCCCGGATCCAACCAAAAGAAACCCCGAAGATATATGCTGGATGGCGATGCGTCGCACCGAGTTCAAGTGTCGCTCCGATCCAGAGTTCAAGGTTCATAGTTTCATCGATGCCGGCAAGCTTTGTCTCGCGGATCCCTGCTTCGATAGATATCCGTCAGCAGATGCCATGTACTATAGGCCTTCCGACAAGTTAAGCCGCAAATATCAAAGGACTTGGAAAGAATGTATTCTCAGTAAGCCCAAGAGAAAGCCCGTGTGTACGCAAAAGCCCATCGTGTTTAAACGGCGACCCCGTAAAACCATGACATCGGGGTCATGTGCTACCTCTGCGTCGGGCAGCCGGGACTTGGGGCTGGCAGattgtaaaaaaaaggaaattcgGTCCTGCCCCAAGGTCCGGCTGCCCTTCTGCAAGCCAGCCCTATCCGGTAAATGTTACCCTGGACGATCAATGTCGAAGTGCATCAGGCGTCGGACCAAGTACCCCTGCTTCTCGGACTGCGACAAAGAAAAAAGTCCAGATGCGAAACGCGTCGAATGCTTCTGCATTCAGCCTGCACCCTCCATGTGCGAGGTATGGAATCATTTTAGAATGAGAAAGTCGTAG